The genome window TACCAACAACCTGACCGAAAGCCCCATCATGTGGGACGACATCGACCCCACTGTATTCGTGGACGACAAAGGCCAGGCCTACCTCTACTGGGGCAATACGAACTGCTACTGGGCCAAGCTCAAGTCCAATATGACGGAGTTGGACGGGCCCATTAATAAGGTGACGACCCTGCCCAACTTCACGGAGGCACCCTGGGTGCACAAGCGCGGTGGCTGGTACTATCTAAGCTACGCCTACCAGTTTCCTGAGAAGATTGCCTATGCCATGAGCCGCAGCCCGGAAGGCCCCTGGGAATTCAAGGGCCTGCTCAATGAGGTAGCCGGCAACTCCAACACCAACCACCAGGCCATCATCGACTTCAAGGGCCAGTCTTACTTCATCTACCACAACGGTAGCATTCCAACTGACGGGGGCTCATTCCGCCGCTCTGTTTGCATTGACTACCTCTACTATAATAAGGATGGGACGATGAAGCGGGTGGTTATGACGACGGAAGGCGTGAAGCCCGCGAAGTAATTCGTTGGCCGGCACAGTCAATGCCTCTTCCACTCAACACAATCGTTTATGTATTCAGCCCTACGAAAGTGCCTGCTACCCCTAGCTTTGCTGCTGACTGTGGTGGAGGCCCGGGCCCAAACCGCTCCGACGCTTATTCCGGCCCACGACCCAGTAATGGCCCAGCAGAATGGCACGTACTACATGTTCTGCACGGGGCCCGGCATTGCGGTGTGGTCGTCGAAGGACCGTAAGACCTGGACTCGGGAAAAGCCTGTTTTTGCTGAAGCCCCCGCCTGGGCCACCCAGGCCGTGCCAGGGTTTAAGAACAACCACATTTGGGCACCCGATATTTCGTTTCACAACGGCGTGTATTCGTTATTCTACTCGATTTCGGCCTTTGGTAAGAATACGTCCTGCATTGGGCTGGCTACCAACAAAACCCTAGACCCTACCTCCAAAGACTACAAGTGGGTAGACCAGGGCCGGGTAGTGCAGTCGGTGCCGGGGCGCGACATGTGGAACGCCATCGACCCTAACCTGATCCGCGACGAGGCGGGTGCGCCCTGGCTGTCGTTTGGCTCTTTTTGGGAAGGCATCAAGCTGGTTAAGCTCCGCCCCGACCTTACGGCCCCGGCCCAGCCTGAGCAGTGGCGCACTATTGCCAAGCGCCCCCGCACCCCTCAACTCAACGATTCCTTGCCCGGCGACGGGGCCATTGAAGCGCCTTTCATCTTCCGTCGGAACGGCTACTACTACCTCTTTACGTCCTTCGATTACTGCTGCCGAGGCCCGCAAAGCACGTATAAGATTATGGTGGGTCGCGCCAAAGCCGTTACCGGTCCTTACCTGGACAAGGCCGGCACTCCCCTGGAGCAGGGCGGCGGTACCCAGGTGCTGGCCGGCGACAAGAACTGGTTTGGCCTGGGCCATAACTCGGTGTACACCTTCGACCAGACCGATTATCTGGTTTTCCACGGCTACGACGCGGCTGACAAGGGCCGCTCCAAGCTTCGGCTGGAAAAGCTTAGCTGGGATGCAGCGGGCTGGCCGGTAGTACAACCTTAGGACAAAGCCGTTGTTTCAGCGCACAATCGTTTGTGCATATTGCCAACAAACCCTACTTTTCAACTTACTTGCCAGACTGCCAGCTACCGGCACCGATTACGGTATCGATTCCGGTCCTTTTTCTCTTATTCCGCTTCACTTGAGCCTAGCCCAAGGCCCCGCGAAGCCGTAGCTTGGCATTTGTCCTACCCTTTTCTGACTTCCCGTGACTAACTCTGCTACTTCCCCCGCTGAACTAAGCGTGAACACCATCCGGCTGCTGTCGGTCGACATGGTACAGGCGGCCAACTCTGGGCACCCGGGCCTGCCGCTTGGGGCTGCGCCCATGGCCTACGTGCTGTTTTCCCGCTTTCTGCGCTTCAACCCCCAGGACCCTAAGTGGCCCAACCGCGACCGGTTTGTGCTGTCGGCCGGCCACGGCTCGGCCCTGCTCTACAGCCTGCTGCACCTCTACGGCTACGACTTGTCCATGGACGACTTGAAGGCCTTCCGGCAGCTGCACTCCAAAACGCCGGGCCACCCGGAGTCCAACATCACGCCGGGCGTGGAAGTCACTACTGGCCCCCTGGGTCAGGGCTTCGCCAACGGGGTGGGCATGGCCATGGCCGAGGCGCACCTGGCGGCCGTGTACAACCAGCCCGGCTACCCCCTGATGGACCACTATACCTACGCCATCGTTTCGGATGGGGACCTGATGGAGGGTATTGCGGCCGAGGCAGCCTCCCTAGCCGGCCACTTGAAGCTGGGTAAGCTCATCTACCTCTACGACGACAACGATATCTGCCTGGACGGGCCCACCAACCTTTCCTACACCGAGGATGCCCTGGCCCGCTTCGCGGCCTACGGCTGGCATACCCAGCGCGTGACCGACGGCAACGACCTGGATGCCATTGAGGCGGCCATTCGGGCGGCCCAGCAGGATACGGAGCGGCCCTCTATCATCTCGGTGAAAACCATCATTGGCTACGGCAGCCCCCAAGAAGGCACCAGCAAAGTGCACGGCTCGCCGCTGGGCCCCGACAATTTGAAAAAAGCCAAGCAGTTTTTCGGCTTCGACCCCGAAGCCACCTTTATCGTACCCGAGGAAGTACGCACGCACCTGGCCGAGGCCGGGCAGCACGGCGCACAACTTCAGGCAGAATGGCAGCAGAAAACAGAGGCGTTCCGGCAGGAGTACCCAACAGCGTGGGAACTGTTCCGAACTTCGTTTGCGGGTGAGCTGCCCGCAGGCTGGGATGCCTCGCTGCCCGTTTTTACCGCCGCCGATGGCGCCCTGGCTACCCGCCAGGCCTCGGGCAAAGCCCTGAACGCCCTGAAGCAGTCGGTACCTTTCCTGTTCGGGGGCTCCGCCGACCTGGCCAGTTCCAACGAAATGCCCACCAGCGGGGCCGTGAGCTTTCAGCCCGGCTCCTATGAGCACAACAACATTTGGTTTGGGGTGCGGGAGCACGCCATGGGCGGGGCCATGAACGGCATGGCCCACCACGGCGGTGTGCGCACTTACGGTGGCACCTTCCTGACCTTCTCCGACTACATGCGCGGCGCCATCCGCCTCACGGCCCTGGCCGAGTCGGCCGCGACGTTCGTCTTCACCCACGACAGCATCGGGCTGGGCGAGGACGGGCCCACCCACCAGCCCGTGGAGCAGGTGGCGGCCCTGCGCACCATCCCGAACATTGTGGTGCTGCGCCCCGCCGATGCCAACGAAACCGTGGAATCCTGGCGCGTGGCCCTGACTACCCCCAAGTCGCCGGTGGTACTTATTCTCTCGCGCCAGAAGCTGCCGGTGCTCGACCCAAGCCAGTTCGGCTCGGCTCGGGAGGGCGTGGCCCGCGGCGCCTACATCCTGCGCGAAGCCGAAGGCGGCCAGCCCCAGCTGCTGCTGCTGGCTACGGGCTCGGAAGTAGCGTTGGCCTTGCAAGCCCAGGAAGCGCTACAGGAACAAGGCGTGGCCGCCCGCGTAATAAGCATGCCGTCGTGGGAGCTATTTGAGAAGCAGGACAAGGTCTATCAGCAGCAGGTGCTGCCTCCCACGGTTCGCAAGCGCGTGGCTATTGAGGCCGGCTCGCCCATGGGCTGGCACAAGTACGTAACCGATGAGGGCACCGTCATTGCCATGAACCGCTTCGGCGAATCGGGGCCCGGCGAGGCGGTTTTGGAGCTGTTCGGCTTCTCGGTGGAGAATGTAGTCAAGCAGGCCCACCACGTACTGCAGGGGCAGCCCGCCGAAATTGAAAAGAAGGAAGTTCTGTCGTAATACTTGTTGGCTTTAACAGAACGGCATGCTGAACGGCATGAAGCATCTTGTGTGCTGAGGTTGTGAAGTAACGGTCATGCAGAGGCGTAGCCGAAGCATCTCGCGGGCCGATGTAGGGCAGTCATTCAGAGTCAGCCCGCGAGATACTTCGACAAGCTCAACATGACGTCCTTTTTACCTCTTTACTACGGAGTATACTGCCCACCTTCCACTTACTTTCTCACATTTCTACTACTTCAACACCACCCACACATATGAACCCACTTGTTGCCATTCACGACTTCGGCCAGAGCATTTGGCTGGATTATATCCGTCGTAACATCCTGCACAACGGGGAGTTACAGCGCCTGATTACCGAAGATGGACTGCGGGGCGTAACCTCTAACCCCGCCATTTTCGAGAAAGCCATTGCCGGCTCCGACGACTACGCCGACGATATCCGCCGGCTGGCCCAGCAGGGCCTCTCGGCCGACCAGATTTACGCCGAGCTGGCCATGGCCGACGTGCAGCAGGCCTGCGACCTGCTGCGCCCCCTCTACGACCACCCCGAAAACGGCGGCGATGGGTACGTGAGCCTGGAAGTATCGCCGGAGCTGGTAAACGACACCGAGGGCACGGTAGCGGAAGGGCTGCACTTCTGGCAAACGGTAAACCGCCCCAACGTAATGATTAAGGTGCCTGCTACCCCGGCGGGCTTACCAGCTATTCGGCAGCTGATTGCCGCGGGCGTGAACGTCAACGTGACCCTGATTTTCAGCGTGGAGCGCTACCGTTTGGTGGCCGAAGCCTTCCTGGCGGGCCTCGAAGACCGGGCAGCGGCCGGCAAGCCCATTCGCCGGATTGATTCGGTGGCTAGCTTTTTCCTGAGCCGGATTGACGTGCTGATTGACCCCCAGCTGGAAAAGCTGGCCGCGGAAGGTGGCGAGAAAGGGGCCTTGGCGCAGAGCCTGGTGGGGCAAGTAGCTATTGCCAGCGCCAAGCGCGCCTATGAGGTATTCCAGGAAATTTTTGCTGGTCCGCGCTGGGAGGCGTTGCGGGCTCAAGGTGCCCAGCCCCAGCGCCTGCTCTGGGCCAGCACCGGCAACAAGAACCCCAATTACGACGATTTGAAGTACGTGGAAGCCCTCATCGGCCCCAACACGGTCAACACTATTCCAGTGGAAACCCTGGACTTCTACCGTGCCAAAGGTCAGCCGGCCAACCGCCTAGCCGATAAGCAGGAAGTAGCCGTGCTCGACCGGCTGCCGGAATTGGGCCTCGACCTGGAAGCCCTGAGTAACCAGTTGGAGCAGGAAGGTGCCCAGAAGTTCACGGAGCCCTTCGGCAAGCTGATGCGCGTGCTGGAGCAGAAGCGCCAAGAAGCCTTGGCCAGCACCCCGGCCTAACGGGCCCTGTGCTTGCCTGGCCGGAGTAGCGCACGGCCGTTGTTGTCTTGGTGAAGCAAGTGCCCTGCCCCTGTTTCGGGGCTGATGGGTACTGCTAGTAGTACTGTGAAGCGGGGAAAGCCTTGGGCTCTCCCCGCTTTTTCTTACCATATTTTTCTATGGCGGAGCGTACTCCCGTCCAGCACCGGGTAGCGGTTAGCGCCCTATTTTTTGTGGCCGGTCTGTGTTTCGCCTCCTGGGCCTCCCGTATTCCCGACATCGGGCTGCGGCTGAAGCTCAGTGAGGGCGAGCTGGGCCAATTGCTGCTAGCCCTGCCCGTAGGTTCCATGCTGGCCTTGCCGGTAGCAGGCTGGTTGGTGCACACGTACGGCAGCCGACTGGTAGTGCTGGCGGCTACTTGCCTGTACGCGGGCTTTCTGCCCCTGCTGGGCTGGGCGGGCAGCTTTTGGAGTTTGGCAAGCAGTCTGGTATTGTTTGGTTTTGCAGGCAACCTGCTTAATATTTCCGTGAATACTCAGGCCATAGGCGTGCAGGCGGCCTACGGCAAACCCATCATGGCCTCCTTTCATGGGCTATGGAGTTTGGCTGGCTTTCTGGGCGGGGCCGTGGGCACCCTCCTGCTCCAGTGGCGCTACACCCCGCTCGAACACTTCCTGCTCATAACGGGTAGCGGGCTACTGCTCACCCTGCTAGCCCACCAGCGCACCCTATCTCTGGATACGGGCCCTGATGCCGGCGGCTCCAGCCTGCGCCGACCAGAGCCCTACCTGCTGCGCATCGGCCTGATTGCCTTTTGCGGGATGCTGTGCGAGGGCTGCATGTTTGACTGGAGCGGGGTGTACTTTCAGAAGGTAGTGCAGCCTGATGCTTCATTGGTTACGGCCGGGTACGTGGCGTGCATGAGCACCATGGCCCTGGGTCGCTTTATCTCCGATTATTTCACCCACCGTTTCGGTACCCAACGCATGCTGCAACTCAGCAGCGCCCTGATTACGCTCGGGTTGCTGTTAGCAGTGGCCTGGCCCGCGGTAGTGCCCGCAGGGGTAGGGTTTTTACTGGTAGGTTTTGGCATTGCCTCCGTTACGCCGCTGGCCTACAGCGCGGCCGGCCAATCCACTACGGTGTCGCCGGGTGTGGCGCTAGCTACGGTTTCTTCCATTGGCTACTTGGGATTTCTGCTGGGTCCGCCGCTGATCGGGCTAGTGGCGGAAGTCCTGAGCTTGCGCGTGTCCTTTGCTCTGGTTGCTGGGCTGGGAGCCGCTATTGGACTGTTGGCCGCTCGCCTGAAACTGCAGCCCACCTCCCTAAAGGTTGCGGTTCTGCCCTGAAGGTTGCTGCCAGCTGCGTTGTGTAGAGCTTGCTTCTCAAGCAGTTAGTGTCTAACAACCCAACACGCCAGGAAAGCACTTACCGTCATGGTGTAGGAACAGCAGCAAACTAGCCGCGGCTACTTAGTAATACTACTCAGGTACTTGCCCGCGACAACTCCTGGCAAGTAGTGCCGGTCTGCGTACAATGCCGTTTCATGCACTACAGTATACGTATTGAAGCGTTGCTTTTTAGCAGTGAATAGGCTTTCCATAAAAAGACCTGTAATAATTTGTTGGTAATTTGTTACGATTTCGCTAATCTTACTCACCCAAGTTATTGCTGCTGCTCAAGGGTAGATTTTCACCCCACTACCCTTCTCAGAACCTCCTAGGTCCGTATTTTCCATCGAGCCTTTTTTTGTACTCCTGTACACAATCGTTTGTGAAGAATAAAAACACAAACGATTGTGTTAGTCTTTCCATAATTCCCACACCCTCTTACATGAAAAAGCCTATACCCAAGATGCGCCGGGCTACCATTCCAGCCCTGCTCTGCTGCCTACCCCTGCAGCCTGCGCTTGCCCACACCGTTGGTATTGCCAATGAATCTTCCTCTCATCAAGTTGCCGCTTCTCGCGCTGACATTACCGTGTCTGGCCGCGTGGTAGATGAAAAAGGCAGTGGGCTGCCGGGCGTGAACGTCATCGTCAAGGGCTCCACCGTAGGTACCCAAACCGATGCCGACGGCCGCTTCACGCTAACCGCCCCCGACAATGGCACGCTGCAGTTTTCCTTTGTCGGCTACACCGCTCAGGAAGTACCCATCAGCGGCCGCACTTCCGTCAATGTGGCCCTTGCTCCCGACAGCCGCAGCCTCTCGGAGGTAGTAGTGGTAGGTTACCTAGCCCAAGACCGGCAAAACCTGACCAGCGCTACTAGCAGCCTCGATGTAAAGGAAGCCAATAAAACACCCGTACCAACGGTAGCCCAGCAGTTGCAGGGCCGTACCCCTGGAGTGAACGTGCAAGGCACTGGTGGCCCCGGCGACGCGCCAGTAGTAACGATTCGCGGCATTGGTTCGCTTGGCCTAGCCAATACGGGTCCGCTCTACGTCATTGATGGTGTCTGGACTACGGATCCGCGTAGCTTGAACCCCAATGATATTGAAACCTTAACTGTACTGAAGGATGCCTCTTCAACGGCCGTTTATGGCTCTAGCGGCGCTAATGGAGTAATTCAGATTACAACTAAAAAGGGCCGGGCAGGTACACCAACCATCAGCTTTAATGGGTACGTTGGTGTAGATCAGGCGCGCAAAAAGTATAATCTCACCAACGCCAGTGAGTGGGCGCAACGCGCGCGGGTTGCTTATAGCAATGCGGGCCTCGACATTCTCAACGCAGGCCAGAACAGCTTATCGGGCGCCGTACCAGTATCGGAGGGTGGCACTTTCGACCCCAGTGTCGATACCGATTGGCAGGATGCCTTCCTTCAGGTTGGCCGCCGTGAAAACTACAATCTGACTATTGGCGGCGGTAGCGTCGGCGACAAAAGTTCTAGCAACTTTTTGGTTTCAGGAGATTATTTCCACCAGGAAGGCATTGTAAAAGGCCCTGACTTTAAGCGCTACAGTCTGCGTTTGAACTCAGGCATAAGCCGCGGCCGGTTCCGGTTTCAGGAAAATTTGCAGTTTTTGCATACCGATGCCACGCTCCTGAACGGTGTGCCGTTCATTGACGTGCTATTGATGATTCCGAGCATTCCGGTGTACGACCCTACCAACCTTAAGGGTGGCTTTGGGGTAGGCTCTACCCGCCTCAATACCTTTGCCACCAACCCGGTGGGTGCCCAGGAACTGTTGCGTCGTACTCAATCTGAAAACAGACTGGTTGGTAATGCCAGCGCCGATGTATCGATTTTCGATTTCTTGACTTACCGTTTGAACGTAGGCCTGAACCTGCACACCTATGCCAACGTGGATGCCCAGAAAACCGGCATCATCCGGCAGAACACAGAAATTACCTCGGCTTCGCTGAATGAGTTTTTAGGTTATGACACGTACCTAATGGCCGAGAATACGCTGAATTTCACCAAGACATTAGGCGAAAACCACATCAACGCGCTGGTGGGTTATGGTGTGCAGAGCTACCGCCAGCATAACGTGCAGGCAGGAGCTCAAAACTTCACCTCGTCTCCCCGGTACTACTTTGAGTTGAGTGCCGGTACCCAAAAGGGCGCAATCCTTGGCGGATCAACGGAATACGGCATCCGCTCGTTTTTCACGCAGGCTACGTACGACTATAAAAACCGCTACCTGCTCTCGCTGAGCGGACGCCGCGACGCGTCGTCGCGCTTTGCCAAGCAAAACCAGCAGGCCGATTTTGGGGCCGTCTCGCTGGGCTGGCGCATTAGCGAGGAAGATTTCTTTAAGTCGGCATTACCCCAAATCAATAACCTGAAGCTGCGGGCCAGCTACGGCGTTATCGGTAATGAAGCTCTGTATGACAACTATCTGCCCTACGCATTTGTGGGTCAGAATATTAACTACGTCATTGGCACAAACCAGCAGATCGTAAACGGAGCTTCGCAGATTCGGTTGAACAGCCCTGATGTGCAGTGGGAGGAGCGCGCTACCAAAAACATCGGCTTCGACTTGGTTACACTAGATAACCGGCTCAACTTCTCCGTTGACTACTACGTTGCCGAAACTCGCAAAGCGCTTGTCGAAGTGCAAGTGCCCACGTACCTGGGTAACTTCGGCGGTAATCCGCTGCAAAATGCAGGCAGCCTCGAGAACCGCGGTTTGGAATTGGCCCTTGGCTACCACGAGAACAAAGAATCCTTCACCTATGGCGCCGACTTTACCTTAACTACGGTGAAGAATAAGGTTACTAAGGTGGCGGTTGAAGGCCAGACGATTGGGGGCGGTGAGGGCCCTACTCGCACGCAACTTGGGCGTGGGGTAGGTGAATTCTTTCTAATTCCATTCGATGGTATTTTCCAAACGCAGGAAGAGGTAAACAACCATAAATCGTCGAACGGCACCGTTATTCAAGCGTATGCCTCGCCCGGCGACGTGCGCTATAAGGACACTAATGACGACGGTAAAATTGACCTTGCAGACCGCGTATTTGTAGGTAGTGCCATTCCTAAGATTCAATTGGGGCTAAATCTGAATGCAGGTTACAAGAACTTTGACCTGTCGCTGTTCCTGCAGTCCTCGCTTGGCAACAAAGTATATAATGTAGCCAAGCGGGCTTTGGAAAGCTACAATGGGCCTAACAACTACGATGCTGACGTAACTCCTTGGTCGCCCGATAACCCTTCGACAACGACGCCCCGACTCCTACAAGGTGGCGGAGCAGGTAACTTAGGCATTGCCGCCGGTCAAAACTCCCTAGCTAACACCACGCGGTGGCTTGAAAGCGGTAATTACTTGCGTCTCAAGAACATTCAGCTTGGCTACACCATTCCGAAAAGCCTAACCAGTATGGTACCCAGCCTAGGCTCTGTGCGCTTTTACGTGACAGGCACCAACATACTGACCTTCACCAAGTACACCGGCTTCGACCCTGAAACGCCTGGTACCGGCTTCTTTAGCCGTGGCATTGATGACGGCTCGTACCCCAACGTGCGCACGGTCATTGGTGGCGTGCAACTCAATTTCTAGTAGTGTGTGGCGAGGCTCAGGGAACTGAGCTGCGCTGGCCTAACCGATTTTACCTCCCAAGAATATGAAAACCAATAAGCTGGTTGCGCTGCTGTGCGCTGGCGGTCTTTTTCTCACTACCACGGGCTGCGAGAAGGATTTGCTGGATAAAACTAACCCGAACGCTCCAACTACGGCTGAGTTCTGGAAAACCTCCGATGACGCCGTAAAGGGCGTGTACGCCTGTTATTCGGGCTTACAACAGTTTGCTGTTTACTACCGGAGCTGGCACTTTATGGCCCACCGCTCCGATGAATCTTACAGCCAAAGCCCATTCGTGGAGCTAGCCAATTTCACGCGCTTCCTTACTCCTGATAATAACTTTTTCATTTCGTCCTTCGCCTGGAACGACTACTATCGCACCATTTTCCGCACCAATCAGGTGCTGACCAATGTACCAGGCATTACTATGGATGAGACGTTGAAAAAACGTCTGCTGGCAGAAACGCAGTTTATTCGGGCGCTATCCTACTTCGACCTGGCTTACTTCTTCGGCAATATCCCCTTGATAACGGTCGAGTCTACGATTACTACTCGTGTTAAACAAGGAACACAAGCCGAAGCAGAAGCTCTGATTATTGCCGATCTATTAGCCGCCATTCCAAATCTACCTCTCGAATACAGCGCAGCTGAAAAAGGCCGCGTTACGAAGGGAGCAGCGCAGGCGTTACTGGCTCGCGTGTACATGCACCAGCGCAAGTACTCAGAAGCGTCCGCCTTATTTACGGAAATCATTAATTCCGGCAAATACTCACTGGTACCGAACTATCTCGACAACTTCACGGACGCCAATGAAAACAACTCTGAATCGTTGTTTGAGGTACAGTTCACAAGTGCCGTGTTAGAACTGGGCCAGGGGCAGGACAACGCCGCCGCCTCGGAAAGCCACGACCGGCCTAACTTCTTCGGCCCTCCCGGCCCTACGTTTGCCGACGTGCAGCCCCGGCGCTGGCTACTAGATGAGTACCGAGATTCGACGGTAAACTTTGCGCCCGGTAGCACCACCCGGCATCTGATTGACCCGCGCCGCGACGTAAGCATCATTAGCAACAGAAATCCGGAGCGCTTCTATGGTAAAACCTTTGCAGAATGGGGCTGGAATCCTTCTCAACAATACTGGCGCAAGTACCTTAACGACCGAACCCGCACGAACGAAAATTTCACCTCTGGCATCAACCATCGTGTAATTCGCTACGCCGATGTGCTGCTGATGCAAGCCGAAGCACTGACGGAGCTTGGCCGCACTGCCGATGCGGTGCAGCTAGTAAATATGGTGCGGCAGCGGCCTTCCGTGAATTTGGCCCCGCTTACCGGCACCTACACGGCAGCTACGTTGCGCCCACTCATCCGTAGTGAGCGGGCCAAAGAACTAGCTGGCGAAGGCACCCGCTGGTACGACATTTTACGCTGGGGCCTGATGGATACGCAGGCCGGCATTGACGAGTTAAAAAACCGCGATGCCGATTTTAACAATTTCCGCCTCGGCATCTCCAAACTGCTACCCATTCCGCAGCGCGATATTGACATTGACCCAGGTGTAAAGCAAAACCCTGGCTACTAGCATAGGTCTGTAACCTGCGCACGCATCGCCTGCCAACAGCCGCTCCGGTCCAGTACCGGAGCGGCTTTTTGGGTGCCAAGCCTCTTGCTTGGCTCCATCATCTGCTTCCCTGACTTGTGCAATATTCTTCGTCCAGTCTCTTGTATGGTGGCCTACTTAGTCTGCTGCTGGCCGTGGGTGGCTGCGGCAAAGATCAAGCAGCCCGGCCAGTAACTCCTTCACCACCCGCGCCAGCTCCATCCAGCACCACGTTTACTAATCCGCTGCTGCCTACCGGGGCCGATCCGTTTGTGGCGCAGAAAGATGGCTATTACTACTACTTACATACTACTTATAACGACCTGCGCATCTGGAAAACGGCCAAGATGTCTGATCTGCCTCTGGCCACTGCAACTATTGTGTGGCGGCCACCTACTACGGGCGCGGCGGCGGGCAACCTTTGGGCGCCTGAGCTCTACTTCTTTGATGGCAAATGGTACCTCTACTACTCAGCCGGCCCGGCTGGCCCCGACTTAGGCCAGCAGCGCACCTGGGTGCTCGAAAATGCAAGTGCTGAT of Hymenobacter sublimis contains these proteins:
- a CDS encoding RagB/SusD family nutrient uptake outer membrane protein encodes the protein MKTNKLVALLCAGGLFLTTTGCEKDLLDKTNPNAPTTAEFWKTSDDAVKGVYACYSGLQQFAVYYRSWHFMAHRSDESYSQSPFVELANFTRFLTPDNNFFISSFAWNDYYRTIFRTNQVLTNVPGITMDETLKKRLLAETQFIRALSYFDLAYFFGNIPLITVESTITTRVKQGTQAEAEALIIADLLAAIPNLPLEYSAAEKGRVTKGAAQALLARVYMHQRKYSEASALFTEIINSGKYSLVPNYLDNFTDANENNSESLFEVQFTSAVLELGQGQDNAAASESHDRPNFFGPPGPTFADVQPRRWLLDEYRDSTVNFAPGSTTRHLIDPRRDVSIISNRNPERFYGKTFAEWGWNPSQQYWRKYLNDRTRTNENFTSGINHRVIRYADVLLMQAEALTELGRTADAVQLVNMVRQRPSVNLAPLTGTYTAATLRPLIRSERAKELAGEGTRWYDILRWGLMDTQAGIDELKNRDADFNNFRLGISKLLPIPQRDIDIDPGVKQNPGY